Proteins from one Romeriopsis navalis LEGE 11480 genomic window:
- a CDS encoding ferredoxin-thioredoxin reductase catalytic domain-containing protein, which translates to MSTSPVASQDSADKNLDVMRGFAEAYAKRSDTYFCVDPGVTAVVLKGLADHKETLGAALCPCRHYEDKQAEADAAYWNCPCVPMRERKECHCMLFLTPDNDFAAESQSITLEEVKAHTS; encoded by the coding sequence ATGAGCACTTCCCCTGTTGCTAGCCAAGATAGCGCCGACAAGAATTTGGACGTAATGCGTGGCTTCGCCGAAGCCTACGCCAAGCGCTCTGACACCTATTTTTGCGTCGATCCAGGCGTCACGGCGGTTGTGCTCAAAGGCTTAGCCGACCACAAAGAAACCCTCGGTGCGGCCCTTTGCCCCTGCCGTCACTACGAAGACAAGCAAGCCGAAGCCGATGCCGCCTACTGGAACTGCCCCTGCGTCCCCATGCGTGAGCGCAAAGAATGTCACTGCATGCTTTTCCTCACCCCCGACAACGACTTCGCCGCCGAATCCCAGTCCATCACCCTGGAAGAAGTCAAAGCACATACTTCTTAA
- the sufB gene encoding Fe-S cluster assembly protein SufB, protein MSATVQNLVNQPYKYGFVTDIESDVIPKGLNEDVVRMISAKKAEPEWMLEFRLRAYRTWVQMTEPQWAHVEYPPVDYQDIVYYSAPKKSEKKKESLDEVDPELLATFDKLGISISEQKRLSNVAVDVIFDSVSIATTFKEKLAEHGVIFCSISEAIKDHPELVKKYLGSVVPVADNFYSALNAAVYTDGSFVFIPKGVTCPMELSTYFRINNGDSGQFERTLIVAEEGASVSYLEGCTAPMYDTNQLHAAVVEIVALDDADVKYSTVQNWYAGDAEGKGGIYNFVTKRGLCKGKNSKISWTQVETGSAITWKYPSCILIGDNSVGEFYSVALTNNMQQADTGTKMIHIGKNTKSTIVTKGISAGKSKNSYRGLVKIGPKAEGARNYSQCDSMLIGDNAEANTFPYIQVQNKCGKVEHEASTSKIGEDQLFYFQQRGISMEDAISMMISGFCKDVFSQLPMEFAVEADKLLALKLEGSVG, encoded by the coding sequence ATGAGCGCAACTGTTCAGAACCTAGTTAATCAACCCTATAAGTACGGCTTCGTCACCGACATCGAATCGGACGTCATTCCTAAGGGTTTGAACGAAGATGTCGTGCGGATGATTTCGGCCAAGAAAGCAGAGCCGGAATGGATGCTGGAGTTTCGCTTGCGCGCCTACCGCACCTGGGTCCAAATGACCGAGCCGCAGTGGGCACACGTCGAATACCCGCCGGTTGATTACCAGGACATCGTCTACTACTCCGCGCCCAAAAAGTCGGAGAAAAAGAAGGAAAGCCTCGATGAGGTCGATCCCGAACTGCTCGCCACCTTCGATAAGCTCGGGATCTCGATCTCCGAGCAGAAGCGGCTGAGCAACGTCGCCGTGGATGTGATTTTTGACAGTGTGTCGATCGCCACCACCTTCAAAGAAAAGCTGGCGGAGCACGGTGTGATCTTCTGCTCCATCTCGGAAGCGATTAAAGATCATCCCGAGCTGGTCAAGAAATATTTGGGTAGCGTCGTCCCCGTCGCCGACAACTTCTACTCGGCTTTGAACGCTGCCGTCTACACCGATGGCTCCTTCGTGTTCATTCCCAAAGGCGTCACCTGCCCGATGGAATTGTCCACCTACTTCCGGATTAACAACGGTGACTCCGGCCAGTTTGAGCGGACATTGATCGTCGCCGAAGAAGGCGCATCTGTCAGCTACCTCGAAGGCTGCACCGCGCCGATGTACGACACCAACCAGCTCCACGCTGCCGTAGTCGAAATCGTCGCCCTCGACGATGCGGATGTAAAATACTCCACCGTCCAGAACTGGTACGCCGGTGACGCCGAAGGCAAAGGCGGAATTTACAACTTCGTTACCAAGCGCGGCCTCTGCAAAGGCAAGAACTCCAAAATTTCCTGGACCCAGGTCGAAACCGGTTCCGCGATCACTTGGAAGTATCCGAGCTGCATCCTCATCGGAGACAACTCCGTTGGTGAATTCTATTCCGTTGCATTGACCAACAACATGCAACAGGCCGACACCGGCACCAAGATGATTCACATTGGTAAGAACACCAAGAGCACGATCGTCACCAAAGGCATCTCTGCGGGTAAATCCAAAAACAGCTATCGCGGCCTCGTCAAAATTGGCCCGAAAGCTGAGGGCGCACGCAACTATTCCCAATGCGACTCGATGCTAATTGGGGATAACGCCGAAGCGAATACCTTCCCCTATATCCAAGTCCAGAACAAGTGCGGCAAAGTCGAGCACGAGGCTTCCACCTCTAAGATTGGCGAAGACCAACTGTTCTACTTCCAGCAGCGCGGCATTTCGATGGAAGACGCCATCTCCATGATGATCAGCGGCTTCTGTAAGGATGTATTTAGCCAGTTGCCAATGGAATTTGCCGTGGAAGCGGACAAGCTGCTGGCGCTGAAGCTCGAAGGCAGCGTGGGTTAA
- the sufR gene encoding iron-sulfur cluster biosynthesis transcriptional regulator SufR gives MTTSQQPNTKQDILTALLKQGQLTAHDLAERLEMTPQGIRRHLKDLETEGLIVHETVAAKMGRPNHVYALSADGRKQFPDRYDSFSIDLLDTLAKTVGKEQMASILQQQWQRKATEYRSQVGSGDLYKRVQKLVEMRQSEGYMAECHLVEPENPDAGFVLTEYNCAISQIAESYPSVCGNELEMFSTALPDCKVERTHWLVGGEHRCGYLITSRL, from the coding sequence ATGACCACGAGCCAGCAGCCGAATACGAAGCAGGATATTCTGACCGCGCTGTTGAAGCAGGGTCAGCTAACGGCGCATGACTTGGCGGAGCGCTTGGAAATGACGCCCCAGGGAATTCGGCGGCATCTGAAGGATTTGGAGACAGAGGGGTTGATTGTGCATGAGACGGTGGCGGCGAAGATGGGCCGCCCGAATCATGTGTATGCGCTGAGTGCGGATGGGCGGAAGCAGTTTCCCGATCGCTATGATAGCTTTTCGATCGATTTGCTCGATACCCTGGCGAAGACGGTGGGTAAGGAGCAGATGGCGTCGATTTTACAGCAGCAGTGGCAGCGGAAGGCGACGGAATATCGATCGCAGGTGGGCAGTGGCGACCTATATAAGCGGGTGCAGAAGTTGGTGGAGATGCGCCAGTCGGAGGGGTATATGGCGGAGTGTCATTTGGTGGAGCCGGAGAATCCCGATGCGGGGTTTGTGTTGACGGAATACAACTGTGCGATTTCCCAGATTGCGGAGTCTTATCCGAGTGTGTGTGGGAATGAGTTGGAGATGTTTTCGACGGCGTTGCCAGATTGTAAGGTGGAGCGGACGCATTGGCTGGTGGGCGGGGAGCATCGCTGTGGGTATTTGATTACCTCAAGACTATAG